Below is a window of Oncorhynchus clarkii lewisi isolate Uvic-CL-2024 chromosome 19, UVic_Ocla_1.0, whole genome shotgun sequence DNA.
CCCCCTCCAGAATCAAAGAGGAGCCCCGCTCCGGGggcgagggagaggagagccCCCCAGGACTGTCAGAGGATAGCCAGAATGTCCTGGAGATGGAGTTGGAGGGGAGGCCGAAGCCCTCAGCGCATCCCCCCAGCAGAGGTTCTCCATCTTGCCTGCACCTCCAGAGGGGCCTCCTGGATCTCAACAACCCAGCCAGCACCCTACTTTCCACTCCTCTCACCCAGCAGCTACTGACCAACAGACTCTCACTAGCCCataacagggacagagacagggaggcatCTCAGGGGGAGGGTGGAAGGGACCTCAGGGCGGTGTCTGCAGAGACAGTGGGATCTTCTGTTGGAGACATAGAGGGGGTAGTAGAGGACATGGCAATGAAGCCCCTTGTCTCAGACAGAGTCAGCAAACGGGAAGTAGAGTTGGATCGCCGCAGCAGCGTAATTTTCTCCTCCGGGGCATGTGACCATCTAGGAACACCGTCTCAATCCTACTCTGACCGGAAGTCTCTGGAAAAAGATCTGTTGGAGATCACCTCGAAATCCCTGTGGACAGGTGTTAGTCAGTCTCTCCCCTTCCACCAGACATactctcccctaccctcctccaccacctcctccacggCCCTCCAGGAGCCCCTGCCGACTATGGCCTGCCGACCGCGGCCCACCACCAGCTGCCCTCTGCCCATAAAGATCTCCTCCTGCTCCCCTGCCTGCGAGCCACGCACACGCACCTCCAGCTCCTGCTCATCTTTCTCCTACCTGGAGGACGGTGGCAGTGGGGACTCGCCCTCCAGCCTGCCCCAGTTTGAGTTCTCCTCTTCCCCATGCTCTGTGTCGGGCTCAGGCTTGGCTCGCTGCCTGGTGGGGGAGCAGAGGAAGCACAGTGGGATGGTGGTAGGGGAAGCCATATTCTCTCAGGGCCGCACCAAGATCAAGTGTGAACGGTCGTATGGGGCCAACTCCAGTGATGAATCCGGGTCCTTCtcagagggagacagtgagtctGGCCCTGCCAGAGAGCCAGGTCCCGAAGTCAGTATAATTTATCTATCTATACTACATATTGAAATTGTGATTTGTGCTGTTCAAAATGGGTTTTGCCAACATCTAAAATTGCTCTGACAAAATGTTACTGCGCCAGAGAGATACCACGCGGTTAGTGCTATGGCTGGGAAGATGAACTGTGTTGTAATAATTATGTTTTGATGGTTGTCAGAGTTACTTCTTAAAACCAAAAGGGATAAATATCTGAACAAATAGCTAAGACCAGTCCTCTTTATGAACTGCTCAACAAGCAGGGGTGAAGActtaagacagagagagagagagcgacagggaatTGAATAGACTAGTTAACTGTACAGTATATgacaactgttgttctggggAAGAAGAGCCTGGAGAGCTTAGAACAGTAGTCTTAGTCATCTGTGAGATTTCTGTTTGACAAAATGTCTGGATGCTATTCACCTCTAAAGCTATAGTCATGGCCCATCCATGCACACACCATCCAACCATACATCCCTCCCCTATTCACAGCCTAAAGCCTCTAAGGATAAGACCTTGATTTCAAACTCTTTGTTTACTTTAAGAGAACCGCAGGGGTTGCCATGGCAATGCTTAAGCGCCCACTCCATCTCTCATGTTGCTGTGTGGAGAGAAATTAGACGATTCTTCTTGTGCTACACTGTGGGCTGATGTCTGTCGTTCAGCCACTCTGAGAGACTCACACACAATCAGCAGCGTCTTCTATTAACTAATCTATATCAGCTTTATTTCAGAACCAATGGTGAGTTAGTGAGAGACAGGCTGGTGGAACGGTGTGAGTGGGAAAGAGATTGATGTAATATAATGAATTACTTCTGAAAATACACAAACAGTGATAGACAGAATCATTGAGTTTTTCATCACAGCTGTTTTTAGATGAATGGAAGGCAGTGGATATAATGCTCAGGTAGGTAGAGTTCCGTAGAGGTGCCATTTTTTTATTGAATTACATTTAGCTCATAATGAGGGTTAATGCTTTCCCAATTTTTCTCTCTCAAGTCAGAAAAGGAgctgaaatgtgtgtgtgcgtgcgtgcgtgtgtgtttgtgtgtctccatATGCTCATAGCAGTTCACAGCGCTGACACTTGGTTCAGACAGAACGGACAGGTGTCCCTGTACCCTCCACCATCTGGCACCCTCCCTCAGTTTAGACCCTCCTAACTGGGACAGTGCGCTAGCCAAGCCCCCTGCCTGGGGACAGGGCCAGGACCTGGCCCATATAATGggcacgcatgcacgcactcacacacacacacacacacacacacacacacacacacacacacacacacacacacacacacacacacacacacacacacacacacacacacatacacacacacacatacacacacacacacacacacacacagacacatagacacacacacagacacagacacacacacaccagttgacACAGATGAGGCCATTATGTCAGTGCTGGCCCACTCACAGAGCAGAGTAATGAActgactggagggatgtagagttAAAAAGAGAAACcagaacaatagagagagagaagagagggagagagagacacacagagagacagagaaggccCCCCAAGAtcacagctgaaacagagcactCCCTCAGTCCCCTGCCTCTACCCAACTCTCTGTGAGACAAATGGCAGAAAGTCACACAGCATATACTCACCCATTATTAAACACTGAATGATAGCACTTTAAAATGTGAACATCATGCAGACGATGAGGAGTTCCTTATGACATAAACTGAGAACTTTATTGTATCTCAAACATCAATTTCAGAACATCAGTCAATCTGTATTTTTTACAATAGTTTGTGTCAATTGTAAGTAAATTAATAATTGTGTCCCACAGTTATTGTCTATTACACTGTAAGCAATTGATTTCAAATAAGTGGAGTACCATGCACATGCTATGACAATCTATTAGAGGTAGAATAACAGTGCCACCTAGTGGGCAGGGTGGGTACAACTGTGTGAGATGGATGCTATCTGGGGGAGTTGAGTAATGAGAGCAGAGGACAAATGTCCATTGCTTGCTGTATCATGGACAATAAAGTTGTTttgaattgtattgtattgtattgtattgtattgtattgtattgtattgtacaccAGGTAGAAACTACTGTATATCCCTAATGCATTCCTCTGTTTTGTTAAGGTCAAACTTCCCTTCCCGGTGGATCAGATCACCAATCTTCCGCGTAATGACTTCCAGATCATGATAAAGATGCACAAACTGACCTCAGAGCAGCTGGAGTTCATCCACGACATCCGGCGGCGCAGTAAGAACCGCATCGCCGCCCAGCGCTGCCGCAAGAGAAAGCTGGACTGCATCCAGAACCTGGAGGTGGAGATACACAGACTGGTACATACACTGTTTtaatggtcctgtgtggctcagttggtagcatGGAGctttgcaatgccagggttgtgggttcaactCCTACGGGGGACTAATATGAAAATGCATGCACTCACTatttactgtaagtcactctagataagtctgctaaatgactaaaaatgtaaatgttaagaCTCAGGTCTACTTATTATACAATGAAAAGTTAAATCTCTACTGTTAGCATTTGTAGTActgtcagttttttttttaaataaggttTTATTTGTGTTTCCTTATGCATGTGGCTGTCTGTGTTTGTGGTTATGTACTGTGTACATATGGATTCTCTAGGTGTGTATTCAATGTTTGTAAGCTGTGTGTGTATTCAATGTGTGTAAGCTGTGTGTGTATTCAATATGTGTAAGCTGTATGTGTATTCAATGTGTGTAAGCTATATGTGTATTCaatgtgtgtacggtgtgtgtattCGATGTCTGTaagctactgtatgtgtgtattcaATGTGTGTATTTAATGTGTGTAAGCTGTGTGTGTATTCAATGTGTGTATTTAATGTGTGTAAGCTGTGTGTGTATTCAATGTGTGTAAGCTATGTGTGTATTCaatgtgtgtaaggtgtgtgtgtattctcagtGTACCCATAACagtcatgtactgtatgtgtgtcctTGCAGGTGCATGACAAGGACAAGCTGCTGAGTGAGAGAAACCAGCTGAAGGTGTGTATGGGTGAGCTATGGCAGAACCTCTCCTacctgtcccaggctgtgtcccAGGAGGTGTGCAAGGAGGTACAGGGGAACCACGAGAAGACCCAAGCTCTGCTCCCTACACACAGATCCAGAGATCCTACTGCCACCACCAACAGCATCTCCATCACGGCCAGCATCGACCTCACCTCCAACCCAGGCTCCCCCACCTCAGAGGGCAGCCATGTCAAGTCCCCCTGCCCCTCTGAAAGCCCCATGGAGAGAGCCGTTGGCGTTGGGCAGGGGCGGCAGGGCAGTGGCGAGATAGATGTGTCTGACCTAGGGCAGGAGGACCCTGAGTCTTCCCTGGAGCCTGGAGCGTCTACAGGTGTGTGTAGCCCCACTGTTTCGGTGGATTTCTCTCAGGAGATGACTGAGAAATGTACAACAGGAGAACAGCCCAGACAGGACTGTATCTAGCTAGCAACGGAAAATGAATAGCTAGTAACAGGGTGTGTTTTTGTTATTATGACACACATCTCTACCTTGATATGTATAAAGTTTGAAGTACATTTGTTCTCTGTGTTTTTTAGAGGATGACACTACAGTTGTCTTATCAGCAATACTTTTAAACAGGTATTTTGGAGTTATCAAACTCCATACAACATTGCTCTGGcagctctctttatctctctatttctgtctctccctccctccctctctcccatcatgGGAGTATAAACTCAGGAATTCCTCTGAATGTGTAATAATGTTCAATAATGTCTCTGTAAAAAGCTATTCATTTCAAATTGTACATCTGAAGAGTTCTTCTATACAGCTGAGAGTAGAATGAACTCTCATATGCAAAGTTTCCTTCAGTTCTAATTTCTCACTTTCTTTTTCCTGCATTGTTTATGTACATTCCTCTTTTGCCTTTAACACACAGTAGCATCTATGGTGAAAGAAAGAAACACACTGTAGCTAAAGTGGGAAATAGAAGAAAAACAAAATTGTATTGCACCGTTCAGCACCTTCAAGAGGTAATCTAATTTACACTAACAATGCATTTACACTAGCAAATGCTTTGACATTGGCACTTAGAAATGAAAAACTCCCAAGCCAAGTACTTACTTAAATTATATTCAACAAATATAAATGGTGTCAAAGACTAACATTCTTATCTAAACCATATTGCTGTTTTAGGGGTAGAAATGTACTGTCCTACATGTggtgaaaatgtaatattttgttCTGAGGTTATTTCCCATTACATTTAGTGTAAATCAGATGTATTAAAGAATTGGGGTGGAAGTGGAAGTCACCACATATTCCTGGTTTGATAATCCTTAAATATAAGAGTGCAATTTATCCTCTAAACTTGTCCAGTATTCCTAATGGTGTATTATcaagtgaaatgttgaatactaATTCAAAGAGATGCTTAGATAGTTGTTGGTTCATGATAATGCCAAATTATTCCATTGTGGAAGATCGTTCTGTAGCATGTGTCATGGTTagattagtggtttctttgtttTCTCTAGGAACTTTCCAATGTCACATTCTGGGAATTTCAATTGATATCTTCTAGTTTTTCTCAAAGTATAAAGTACCAATGACAGAGCTCCACAGAATGTACTGTTACTCTGAGTACACTGAATATACCGATCAACCCATTTTGATATTTTTGAAtttgataaataaatataaacatgtTGAGTTATTTATTTTGACAATGTTTCTGTGGGGATGATTTGTTGGCACAAAATGTAGGCCTGTAAATTTCCTAACATTGATTCTTGTGATTTTTAATGGTTGTTGTTTTTACTGACAATTTGGATGAAAGACAAGTCTTTTGTGTTTTATGATTCACAATGTCCTTATTTAGTACAAATTAAGCAAAACGTTTAAAGAGGTAAGTGTTTACAAAAGTCTGTGTAACATGTTTGTGTTTTTTAAGGATTTTTCCATGACAAGAGACTTTGCATCATTGGATTGATAAGTTTGGTTTTTTAACTGTTTTTAAAATGGAACACTAGGGTTCACACAAGATTTAAAACGTATGTTTGACAAATGCAGCTCCAAGTCTTGCCTTAGAGGTTTCAAAGGCCAAACTCACgtgaaagggaagggaaggtgtCAATTTAAAACCATACTGTGGAAAAATAACGTTCTGTCCATACCATGGAGGAAATGACTGATTTCAGTACAACCACAATGTTTACTTGTTGGGGAAAAACGTAAATCGCAAAATCTCTTAATGTGCATTAACAATGTTATTTTTCCACGGTGCAGGTTTGATTGAATCCCAGCCTGAGTGTATGCAGAGGTTATGCCTCATGAACATTATGGACTCTTACACTTATCTACCTGCAAATCTGCATACCTCTCATTTTGGGTCAAGGACTGTACAGTTGGAATACgttgtgtgtggttttgtttCTATGGTTATTATTGTATTTGTAGATTTTTGGTGAGATATTTTTTATGTGTAATTTGAGTAAACTGCAAGACGACAGATATCAGCTGTTTCACTTTTCCCTTTTTAGCTTATAATGTCCAAATTGCCTGAGTTCGTCATATTGTAAATATTATGTAACTGTTGTTTTTGTTAATTTGACATGCAAATGTTTTGGAAGAAAACTTTTTTGTCAAGACGCAATTTCTGTTTATGGATTAAAACAAATAGCATGCGCCAATTCTTTGTATATTTTTTACTGTAAAATTATGATATATCTAAAAAATAACCCATCAAAGACGATGACAAAAAGTGATTTTCAGTTTTAGTAAATAAGCATTTATTGTATATCAAACAACTACACACTCATAAGAATCTATTGTTGAATGTTTAACTTAAAAAAGTTCAAACTAAATAATAGGTTTATAAAATTTAATGCTCTATATAAGCATATAAAAGTTTTTCCAGGGACAAGATGACATTTTCCATGGTTTGCATACTCACCAACATTCATTTATCACAACAATTTTAAGTGCTCACACTTCACACGTTCCTCTTGATGTGTACAATCATTTTCCCTTTCTGCCACAATCAACCACATACAATGTCACTCATTTGGAGATTGTAGGCATTTTAATGAGATGCTTTGAATTTAAAATACACTGGGGAAACAGCACTGCCTATGACCACATGTGACTTGGCATGGGTTGGTGGCTGTTTTTGGCCCAATTTAATCTGGAGAGCCAATCAATGATGGGCGCAGTGCTATTTATCTCCTGTGTGTTGTTTCACTCGTAGGCAACTCCTGGGTCTATTTTTGCTCTCGTCCCTCTTCACTTTTTCATGATAGAGGAGATGTCCAAGAATACActctgaaagagagagaacatgtgGGATTGAGAGAGGCTAGATAACACATTGACACTTGTCATCATGACTTTCTATCTGCAAGATTTCAAAAATATGTATGCAGTCTCTAAAAAGGTATCTATTGCAGCTTTACTGGGCAAATCTAGACAAAATATTCACAACGTTAGCATtccctgtctcccttcctctctctttcactgtttcTCCTAGTTACAGTGGTGAAATCTTCCCCCACCAGGTCAGATACTGCCTGTCTCTTGGCTCTACTTGCCATTGACATTCTCCTTCCAGGGGGTGGCATCATTGGCATGTCCACCATGTCGCCCAGCTCGGAATCTGAGCTCCGTGGAGAGTTGCTACTGTAATCACTGATGGTAGACATGCTCTCAGAGGGCATACGAGATTTGAAGCTTTGCTTCCTTCCTGGGTTGGGGAAGATGAAGTCGCTGCCCATggagtccctcctctcctcctccaggtctGTGTCCCTCAGAGCCAAGCTGGGTCTGTGTGTCGTCATGATGCTGGGTCTGTGCGTTGCCATAGACACTACTTCCATGTGGCTGGGCTGGTAGTGGTCTTGGGGGTGTAAGTTGGGGTCCTCATGGATCGACTGGCCCTGCAGGTTCCTGGGCCCACTATCCCCATTCAAGACAGCTCCTCTATTGGTTCGAGGGAGCTGGTCCACCATGACGGTGGTTTGTTTCTCTGTAGCTCCCTGGAGGTGCAGGGTCTGGATCATCCCCTGGCTGGGCTCACATTGTtgaagctgctgctgctgctggtatTGCTGATGGGGCTGGAGGCCAGTGCAGTTGGCAAGATAATGGCCTGGAGCCATGCTGTTGTACCTGGGCACCTCATGGTTAGGTATGTAGTGGGGAGGTGGGTCCATTGGGTCCAGGTCCTTCTCAGGAATGACTTTGAAGATGGTCTGAGTCAGCGGCCCGTTGTGAGGAGACAGGTTCCTCATCACACACAGATGCTGTATCGTCGCGTTTTTCTTCAGCTTGTAAATCAAGTTGTCATTGTCTGCTGGGTACTTGTCTCCCTTCAGAGTCTGTTTGATTTTCCTGATGCCCAGGTGGGAAATCTCCATTAGGTTCAGGAAGAGAGACACCCCGGCGATGACGATCATGAACACCATGAACACTGTTTTCTCCGTGGGCCTGGACACGTAACAGTCCACACTGTTGGGGCAAGGCATTCTCTCACATTTATACAAAGGCTCCAGTCCGACGCCATACAGGATATACTGGCCCATGATGAAGCCCACCTCCACCACGGAGCGTGTTAGGATATGGATGACGTACGTCCGCAGCAGGGACCCTCTCAGTGGAGCCTTCTTCACCTTCCTCTGCTCCTCCAGCCTCTTCAACTCCTTCTCAATGCGCTTGTGCTCCTCCACCAGCGCCTCCATCTCCCCCAGTTCTGCCTTCAGCTGGACCTTCCGCCGGTGCCTCTCCTTCTCCAGGGCGCGCAGGCGGTAGAGCGCGTGGCCCATGTAGACAAGGGAGGGTGAGGACACGAAGATGACCTGCAGGACCCAAAAGCGGATGAGGGAGATGGGGAAGGCCTGGTCGTAACAGACGGTCTTGCAGCCCGGCTGGTCCGTGTTGCAGATGAACTCGCTCTGCTCATCGTTCCACACGTCCTCGGCCGCCACTCCCAGCACCAGCATGCGGAAGATGAGAAGGATGGTGAGCCAGATCTTTCCTACGATGGTGGAGTGGACATGTACTTCCTCCAAGATGCTGCCCAGCAGGTTCCAGTCCCCCATGGTCTCACAGCTCACTGGTCTCTACTGCAACATGTCctcacactggagagagagagaccagaggg
It encodes the following:
- the LOC139375339 gene encoding transcription regulator protein BACH2-like, which translates into the protein MSLDEGAHAGSRETPMYVYESTVHCANVLLSLEDQRRLNILCDVTVVVEGTEIRAHRAVLAASSRYFLQVLLGHTQPEQEPIISLSDKVTARGFAPLLQFAYTAKLVLSRENIHEVIRCADFLGVHNLEDSCFRFLQAQLHSDTTDHNNGLCRKELPLSAHTDDLIMEEDGDGGGSTSSETPRVTSSSATRWRPNHSTLMPLTSSLTSDLPQCPKYRKYQQACAKHNGENEDDDSITSAASSLCHASASPGPTETSSTHQGAQPLSPSRIKEEPRSGGEGEESPPGLSEDSQNVLEMELEGRPKPSAHPPSRGSPSCLHLQRGLLDLNNPASTLLSTPLTQQLLTNRLSLAHNRDRDREASQGEGGRDLRAVSAETVGSSVGDIEGVVEDMAMKPLVSDRVSKREVELDRRSSVIFSSGACDHLGTPSQSYSDRKSLEKDLLEITSKSLWTGVSQSLPFHQTYSPLPSSTTSSTALQEPLPTMACRPRPTTSCPLPIKISSCSPACEPRTRTSSSCSSFSYLEDGGSGDSPSSLPQFEFSSSPCSVSGSGLARCLVGEQRKHSGMVVGEAIFSQGRTKIKCERSYGANSSDESGSFSEGDSESGPAREPGPEVKLPFPVDQITNLPRNDFQIMIKMHKLTSEQLEFIHDIRRRSKNRIAAQRCRKRKLDCIQNLEVEIHRLVHDKDKLLSERNQLKVCMGELWQNLSYLSQAVSQEVCKEVQGNHEKTQALLPTHRSRDPTATTNSISITASIDLTSNPGSPTSEGSHVKSPCPSESPMERAVGVGQGRQGSGEIDVSDLGQEDPESSLEPGASTGVCSPTVSVDFSQEMTEKCTTGEQPRQDCI
- the LOC139374511 gene encoding gap junction alpha-10 protein-like, which gives rise to MGDWNLLGSILEEVHVHSTIVGKIWLTILLIFRMLVLGVAAEDVWNDEQSEFICNTDQPGCKTVCYDQAFPISLIRFWVLQVIFVSSPSLVYMGHALYRLRALEKERHRRKVQLKAELGEMEALVEEHKRIEKELKRLEEQRKVKKAPLRGSLLRTYVIHILTRSVVEVGFIMGQYILYGVGLEPLYKCERMPCPNSVDCYVSRPTEKTVFMVFMIVIAGVSLFLNLMEISHLGIRKIKQTLKGDKYPADNDNLIYKLKKNATIQHLCVMRNLSPHNGPLTQTIFKVIPEKDLDPMDPPPHYIPNHEVPRYNSMAPGHYLANCTGLQPHQQYQQQQQLQQCEPSQGMIQTLHLQGATEKQTTVMVDQLPRTNRGAVLNGDSGPRNLQGQSIHEDPNLHPQDHYQPSHMEVVSMATHRPSIMTTHRPSLALRDTDLEEERRDSMGSDFIFPNPGRKQSFKSRMPSESMSTISDYSSNSPRSSDSELGDMVDMPMMPPPGRRMSMASRAKRQAVSDLVGEDFTTKGKMIVHIKRNV